In Mycteria americana isolate JAX WOST 10 ecotype Jacksonville Zoo and Gardens chromosome 3, USCA_MyAme_1.0, whole genome shotgun sequence, a single genomic region encodes these proteins:
- the OTOR gene encoding otoraplin, whose amino-acid sequence MTRRVYLVVLLLCLGLMCPLGTGIFMDKLASKKLCADDNCVYTISLARAEEDYNAPDCRFINIKKGQLIYVYSKLVKEKDSAEFWAGSVYGEQYEDHMGTVGYFPSSLVSEQHVYQEANKTVPTTDIDFFCE is encoded by the exons atgacacGACGTGTTTATTTGGTTGTTCTACTTTTGTGTCTCGGATTAATGTGTCCTCTTGGGACTGGAATTTTTATGGACAAGCttgccagcaagaagctgtgtGCTGATGACAACTGTGTCT acaccATTTCCCTTGCCAGAGCAGAAGAGGATTATAATGCTCCAGACTGCAgattcattaatattaaaaaagggCAGTTGATTTATGTTTACTCAAAActagtgaaagaaaaagactCTGCAGAATTCTGGGCTGGAAGT GTTTATGGAGAACAGTATGAAGACCATATGGGGACAGTTGGTTATTTCCCTAGCAGTTTAGTCTCAGAACAACATGTCTATCAAGAAGCAAATAAGACTGTTCCTACAACG GACATTGATTTCTTCTGTGAATAG
- the SNRPB2 gene encoding U2 small nuclear ribonucleoprotein B'' isoform X1 has protein sequence MDIRPNHTIYINNINDKIKKEELKRSLYALFSQFGHVVDIVALKTMKMRGQAFVIFKELGSSTNALRQLQGFPFYGKPMRIQYAKTDSDIISKMRGTFADKEKRKEKKKAKTLEQSANAANKKVIQGATQNSATAPGTAAQNQQVPDNPPNYILFLNNLPEETNEMMLSMLFNQFPGFKEVRLVPGRHDIAFVEFENENQAGAARDALQGFKITPSHAMKITYAKK, from the exons ATGGACATCAGGCCGAACCACACCATCTACATCAACAACATCAATGACAAGATTAAGAAAGAAG AACTGAAGAGGTCCCTGTATGCGTTATTCTCACAGTTTGGTCATGTGGTCGACATTGTAGCTTTAAAGACTATGAAGATGAGAGGACAGGCTTTTGTTATATTTAAAGAACTTGGATCATCTACCAATGCTTTGAGACAACTACAAGGCTTTCCGTTTTATGGGAAACCAATG cGTATTCAGTATGCAAAAACAGACTCTGATATCATCTCTAAAATGCGTGGTACTTTTGCtgataaggaaaaaaggaaggaaaagaagaaggcCAAAACTCTGGAGCAGTCAGCAAATGCAGCAAATAAAAAGGTTATCCAG GGAGCAACACAAAATTCAGCCACTGCCCCAGGGACTGCAGCACAGAATCAGCAG GTGCCTGATAATCCACCAAACTATATCCTGTTCCTTAATAACTTGCCTGAGGAAACAAATGAGATGATGCTGTCCATGTTATTCAATCA GTTTCCTGGTTTCAAAGAAGTACGCTTAGTGCCTGGGCGCCATGACATTGCATTTGTGGAGTTTGAAAATGAGAATCAAGCAGGAGCTGCTCGAGATGCTCTCCAAGGATTTAAGATTACTCCATCTCATGCCATGAAAATCACTTATGCGAAGAAATAA
- the SNRPB2 gene encoding U2 small nuclear ribonucleoprotein B'' isoform X2, translated as MKMRGQAFVIFKELGSSTNALRQLQGFPFYGKPMRIQYAKTDSDIISKMRGTFADKEKRKEKKKAKTLEQSANAANKKVIQGATQNSATAPGTAAQNQQVPDNPPNYILFLNNLPEETNEMMLSMLFNQFPGFKEVRLVPGRHDIAFVEFENENQAGAARDALQGFKITPSHAMKITYAKK; from the exons ATGAAGATGAGAGGACAGGCTTTTGTTATATTTAAAGAACTTGGATCATCTACCAATGCTTTGAGACAACTACAAGGCTTTCCGTTTTATGGGAAACCAATG cGTATTCAGTATGCAAAAACAGACTCTGATATCATCTCTAAAATGCGTGGTACTTTTGCtgataaggaaaaaaggaaggaaaagaagaaggcCAAAACTCTGGAGCAGTCAGCAAATGCAGCAAATAAAAAGGTTATCCAG GGAGCAACACAAAATTCAGCCACTGCCCCAGGGACTGCAGCACAGAATCAGCAG GTGCCTGATAATCCACCAAACTATATCCTGTTCCTTAATAACTTGCCTGAGGAAACAAATGAGATGATGCTGTCCATGTTATTCAATCA GTTTCCTGGTTTCAAAGAAGTACGCTTAGTGCCTGGGCGCCATGACATTGCATTTGTGGAGTTTGAAAATGAGAATCAAGCAGGAGCTGCTCGAGATGCTCTCCAAGGATTTAAGATTACTCCATCTCATGCCATGAAAATCACTTATGCGAAGAAATAA